tgtgtgtgtgtgtgtgtgtgtgactgtgtgtgtgtgtgtgtgtgtgtgagtgtgtgtgagagagagagagagagagtgtgtgtgtgtgtgtgtgtgtgtgtgtgtgtgtgggtgtgtgagtgtgtgtgtgtgtgtgtgtgtgtgtgtgtgtgtgtgagtgtgtgtgtgtgtgtgtgtgtgtgtgagtgtgtgtgagagagagagagagtgtgtgtgagagagtgtgtgtgtgtgtgtgtgtgtgtgtgagtgtgtgtgagagagagagagagtgtgtgtgtgtgtgtgtgtgtgtgtgtgtgtgtgtgtgtgtgtgtgtgggtgtgtgagtgtgtgtgtgtgtgtgtgtgtgtgtgtgtgtgtgtgtgagtgtgtgtgtgtgtgtgtgtgtgtgtgagtgtgtgtgagagagtgtgtgtgtgtgtgtgtgtgtgagtgtgtgtgagagagagagagtgtgtgtgtgtgtgtgtgtgtgtgtgtgtgagagagagagagtgtgtgtgtgtgtgtgtgtgagtgtgtgtgagagagagagagtgtgtgtgagagtgtgtgtgtgtgtgtgtgtgtgtgagtgtgtgtgagagagagagagtgtgtgtgtgtgtgtgtgtgtgtgtgtgtgagtgtgtgagagagtgtgtgtgtgtgtgtgtgtgtgtgtgtgtgtgtgtgtgagtgtgtgtgagagagagagagagagtgtgtgtgtgtgtgtgtgtgtgtgtgtgtgtgtgtgggtgtgtgagtgtgtgtgtgtgtgtgtgtgtgtgtgtgtgtgtgtgagtgtgtgtgagagagagagagagagagagtgtgtgtgagagagagagagagagagagagtgtgtgtgtgtgagtgtgtgattgtgtgtgtgtgtgtgagtgtgtgattgtgtgtgtgtgtgtgtgttcacctgcagctgctcctcttcctccctcagttgGAGCCTGGTCAGTTGGTCTGTGTCGCCCCCCAGAGGATCCTCAGCAAACTACAgcacctcctcttcatctgaGAGCTGACCACATTCTGTAAgctgactcctcctcctcttcctctcctctcctcctcttcctctcctctcctcctcctctcctctcctctctcctccttctctcctcctctcctctctcttcctcctcctcctccttttcctcctcctctcctctctcttcctcctcctcctccttttcctcctcctctcctctctcttcctcctcctctcctctctccttcttctctcctcttcctcctcctcctctcttctctcctccttctctcctcttcctcctcctcctctcctctctcctccttctctcctcttcctcctcctcctcctctccttttcctcctcctcctccttttcctcctcctctcctctctcctccttctctcctcttcctcctcctcctctcctctctcttcctcctcctcctcctccacaaacAAGATAAACTTCAgttgagaaaacattttattaaaacttGTGAatctgtttgtttccatggCGACGGTcagacagataaaacagaagaatcagattttcacattaaaagcctgaagcagctgaggaggaaacGCTGTAaactttcacaataaaacaaaggtCACTTCAGGTCGGTTCCACTTTGAGGCACTTTGGTGTTTCACCTTTAAAGGAACATTCACAAAATACTTTGGACGTTTCCTCCTAAATGTTCCACAGAGATTATAGTAGTATAAATACGgccttttattttgtaataacatataaacactttgaataataaataaagataaaaatactcaataagCTACTAAATGGAGAAAAACTTTAagtttgaaattgaaatttggTTTTGAAATGTATGTTAatgaactttatttaaatgtttcattttaatctttatttgcTATGAAACAGGTGGACAGATTAcaacctttattttgaaatgtcagacACCAGCTCTACatgttgaaataataataagagaaataacataaatagaaataaaggtAATAACTCTGAAATGAATGCTTTTTTAGTTTCATAGTAAATCTCATTTTGTTAAAGAAACTAAAACTGGTTTTGGAAATGAGTCGACTTTTTGGTTTGTTGCATAATTTCAGTTCAAAATgattatttgcatttttctgtaCCAACGTTGCTGATAATTtctttttatatgtttattattatcttCTTAAGGTCCAGTAGGTGGCCTCacacagcagccaccaaacaggctgcaataacaccagactccattgataaaaacactgattttacctcagagaacacaggagctgctggtctgcagttgcctccatcagttagtgtgtttgtataaatttgtgaatttggtgtttcaaaTGATTAGTTttaatccaaactaatgtgttacaacaccaaaatcacagcaACTCTGcatgtgtcctgttctctaaaatccctgttttagtgaatgtagtctggtgtgtgtgctgtttgtggttaaaccaaatggatcttccagatctctctctgtagggatcctttccatgatgctgtcacacacttagaataacactctgagcctgtcagtggatcaaacaagctcttttagtggacctactgtgatcaggtgcagttgtcccaaaggatcacgttgcagccattgcagcccgtttggtggctgctggctgaggtgatctactggaccagttccaacacttttactacctaccagtcactcagacaccaggatgtggacagagaggatcatgggtagaaaccCTTTAAGTTTAAGCACCAATATCACAGTGCAGTACTGCTGCAGTACTGCTGCAGTACTGCGGTTGGACCAGTAGGGGCGCTGTAGTTCTGCCTGAATGAAGAAATACAGTTGTGGTTTTTGACCTCAGAAGACGGCGGCggtttgtctgtcagtcactcAGGATCCTTTCTGCTTAGCTGCacacctggaggaggaaggaggaggaggagaaggagaaggagaagaagagaggagattAGAGCGCCAGAACCCAACTCACATCCCATCTCAGCCCAtacaccaggaccaggaccaggaccaggaccaggaccaggaccctGAGAAAACTGGTTTTAGGGTCTTTGTTGACTGGAAGGAACAGTTGGTGTGAGTTGagtgcttttactgcagtaacCAAAGATCCTCTACAACTAAAGATGTGTCACTACAGGCTACAGTCCAGAGGTCTGAGAtggtctccacttcctgtctcctgagtgggcgtggcctcctggaggtgaaggtggtgtggatggagggaagcaggCGGGGCTGTGGGAGCATCAATCATctatcaataatcaataatcaatgtGAACACCTGTTCAGTGTCTAacatcagtcagactggagctcagtTCAGGTTCTAGTCAGTTTTCTAAAACTGCCTCCAATATTCACTTTGGTCACTTTGAACAGACTGCTGCTCtcctgaaggggggggggggggggggggcaccaccTGACCGGACGGTTTCATAAAGCCGCCGTTTAACTTCCTGTGTAAAAATGTTTCggcaaaatgaaaaacaggatcaaagttaaaggagcagtccggTGTTTTGGTGCCACCCTTGTTCTCCGGCTTCAGACGAGACGAGTTTCATCTGATCGGCTCGTCTTCGTCCCAACGGCTCAGAAATCAGACGGTTAGTTTGAAGGTTAGAAGGGAGATCTGATTCATGGAGCTCGTTGGGCGTCAGACAGCTGCGCCTGAGAAGACGAGCtcaggggaggcaaacacctcagggctacgggggggggggttacagggGGGCTGATGTTCAGGGACAAAACACCTGGAATCTGAGATTTAAATCATACATTCTGAAAATAGTGTGAATTCCCAacgtctcttcttcttctctaatATTTCTAACATTTGTTCTCTGACAGCTTTCATTCTGTCGTTTTCCTCCAAATTAAGACAAACTCCAGAGTTTTTGAGTCCACGTCCTTGTTTATATAAAACTTTACCAAAAGAAGTATGTACAAATTCAGAGGCATCAATacaacaatcaatcaatcaatcaatcaatcaagtgCAAACGAACAGATCAGatgaaaccaaacaaacaggaagaggaagttcAAATGATCCTGTGAGACTTCTGAGCGATCCTATTGGCCGGCTCTCTGCCGGAGCGTCCAATGAGGACAAGCTAATCCTTCAGGATGTGATCGGACCGAAGTGATCCTGAAGGATCTGCAGAGTTTTACAGGATCTTAAAGGTGCCAGCAGGCGGCGCTCCAGACGAACAAACGTCCCGTTTACCAACCGACAGGCTGAAACTGAGTTTGTTCACTTTTAGTTTCAAGTTATTGTCGGAAAAACAACGAAACTCATCGGAAACTAAACTTCTCgtctttttcagttttacttctGGATCAAATGACAAACGGCGTCCTACGGAAGCTGAGAGCGGCCAAACGGTTGTTTCTAATGATCGTGTTATCGAGACGTGTTGAGTTCATGACCTCAGGAAATAAGAGCTCTTCTGAGAGGCTGGAATAaagatgagaaaacaaaaggtCAGATTTTAATATCTGGACGTACAAAGATACTGAAAAGGTTTATGGGATCACAGGACGATCGATCGATCTCAGAGGAAACGACGCTCGGCCTGACAAACACTTTGATAAATCTACGATCATCTCTGATCctgataaaacagaaaacacttctAAGGAAGGTTCTTTAGTAGAGATTAGAAAAACAATGATCATCCAGAGAGAGATCTTTGTTTTCTTAACAGATCATTTTACTATCAAACGTTTTCAGTAAAGCTGTGGTCACGTCTTCAGATTAACGAGACGTTAACACCGTGAGTTCTGGACATTTTTATCCTGTTACCACCAGATTCTTCACTTTTCCTTCAGAACcaagatatttctatttctccGTCTGATAAATGTTCCTACTGGGAACGTTTTATCTCCAGATTAACCAGATAATCTCCTGTCATGTTGTCGTCTCCTCAACTCGACGAGGACGAGTTTACTAAACTTAAAGTCACTCATTTGTTTTGGTAGAAGTGTTTCCATGTAGCCTAATCTGGTGATTAATCTGACTGTTAATCTGGTGATTAATCTGATTGTTAATCTGGTGATTAATCTGACTGTTAATCTGGTGATTAATCTGGTGATTAATATGATTGTTAATCTGACTGTTAATCTGGTGATTAATCTGATTGTTAATCTGACTGTTAATCTGGTGATTAATCTGATTGTTAATCTGGTGATTAATCTGACTGTTAATCTGGTGATTAATCTGGTGATTAATATGATTGTTAATCTGACTGTTAATCTGGTGATTAATCTGATTGTTAATCTGGTGATTAATCTGACTGTTAATCTGGTGATTAATCTGGTGATTAATATGATTGTTAATCTGACTGTTAATCTGGTGATTAATCTGATTGTTAATCTGACTGTTAATCTGGTGATTAATCTGATTGTTAATCTGGTGATTAATCTGACTGTTAATCTGGTGATTAATCTGGTGATTAATATGATTGTTAATCTGACTGTTAATCTGGTGATTAATCTGATTGTTAATCTGGTGATTAATCTGACTGTTAATCTGGTGATTAATCTGATTGTTAATCTGGTGATGCTTCAGACCATCAGGTAGTTTTTAACCTGTAATCACAGGATGAATATGATCGTGTTATAATTCTTCCTGTAAcatgaaaaactgaataaatcCAAAAAGTCGTTTCGATACGACGagatgattattgattattaattagGATATTAAAGTCCTGAGGTCTCAGACTCGTTGATcgagagaacaggagaaaggagaaaatgGCCGCTCTCAGCTTCCGTACTAAACGTGGGTCGTGTCGTCACGGTAACCAAGCGATGCTAAAATCTCACCGACAGTTTAAAGGCGTATTACAACAGACGGTCAGCTCTGACGGGCCGTGGCTAAACGCTGGAGCGACCCGCCGCTTCCTCTCGCTGccactttaaataaaaacagccgCTAGATGAACGAACGCTGCTTCAAACAGAAATGAGCTCAATTAAACTGAagctcttctttttcttctccgcTCACACTTTGACCTCCTtccaaactgaaaaactgatttTCCTTTTGCACTTTGGAAGAAATGAAACGTGTTTGTCTCCAGCTCGACCTGAAGAGTTCAGCGACCGACGGATCCGTCGGAGCAACAAACACCTGACGTGTTTGTAGGAATCATTCAGCCTCAGTCAAACCAGGAGAGAAGCTTTAGACGCCTTCATGTTTCTGATCAAACCAAAATGATTCGGCTCCGACGTTTAACAGAAGACGAACCAGCAGCCGTCTGTAGTTCTTCTCTTCTTCACGTCACAGTGAAGAGAAACGACACAGTTTCTCTCTAACGAGACGAACCAGAACGAACCGGAGACAAAGAGCGAGAAGGTTCCTCCTGAAGTGGACCgacgaccacagagacacattcAGGACCGACTGtatgattcattcatttaaaaagtgctCCGATCAGCGAGCAcccccctccagccccccccagccccctccagcccccctcagccccccccagcccccctccagccccctccacccccctccagcccccccgtcacacctgcagctgctctgaagGAGCTCCTGCACCGACACATATGGCTTCTGTCCAGGTGAGGAAAGGCACCGAACACACAGCTTCTCTCAGCAGGGACGACGCCATGACGCTTCACTGTGCTGCTCAACACCACCACAGAggacctcctccctcctcctccctcctcctgccatctcctccctcctcctccctcctcctcccacctcctccctcctcctccctcctcctgccatctcctccctcctcctcccacctcctccctcctcctccctcctcctgccatctcctccctcctcctcccacctcctgccatctcctccctcctcctccctcctcctccctcctcctctgctgaggAGACTCGTCTGTGTGGTGTTCCAGCGGCGGTCTGGAGCGCCGACGGCCCGGACGCAGCCTGAACGCCACACAGACGACGTTGACCGATCGATCTTCACCACATGGTTCCTGTATTGATCTTTTGGTCCACAGGCCGACTTAAAGGGAAACTTCACCTCGTTTCATGTGGACGTCCGATCAGCGCTGACGTGGTGGCAAAGACCACGATCGATCGATGACGGAGAGATTGATCGCCGATAGAGAGATGGATCAATAGAGAGATGGATCGATAGAGGGATGGATCGATAGAGGGATGGATCGATAGAGGGATGGATCGATAGAGAGATGGATCGGTCTCTTCAGGATCGATCAGGTCCCCTCAGGCGTGTGAGCGCTGCACAGTGACACATTTGATCAGCCTGCAGATTCTCCTCCAGCACACCAcagtaatcaataatcaatcatcAATATATTATCTATTCTCAGCATAaggcttcttcctcttctcatcaGTCAGTTTTAAGGCAGAGAGacgctcctgctgctcctcctcctcctcctcctcctcctcttgtgcTTTGAGCAGTTAGTGTGAGGAGAGAACGACGACAGGAGGAGGCGTGACGCCTCCCTGAGCTctgaggtggagggggaggagagaggagaggttaGTGttcaggagggaggaggaggaggaggaggaggaggaggaggaggaggagagttaCATCCAGACGTTAGGAGAGCTGCTCTccttcctgttctcctcctcctccgagaGGAaaggagcagagctgcagcagaggagaagaggagtgagtctctgctctcctcttcgtcacaggaggaggaagaggaggtgttCTTAGTTCAGGAGTCAAAGGAAGACACAAGTTTTATAAGGAGGAGGAAACTGCTCCTTCTCTCCAGTCACAGATATTAGGGGGGGGGTCTGCAAGAGGAGGTCAGCACAGGGTGAGGAGAGGTTAAACAGGGGGGAGTCAGAGGGGGAGTCAGAGAGCAGCAAAACAATCCCAGTGATTCTGTTGTTTAGTTTGACCTCCGACcaggagcagacaggaagtgagcaccaggagacaccacagagagagagacaggcagagagagagagacaggcagagagagagagagagagagagagacaggcagagagagagagacagagagagagagacagagagagacaggcagagagagagacagagagagagagacaggcagagagagagagacagagagagagagacaggcagagagagagacagagagagagagacaggcagagagagagagacagagagagagagacagagacaggcagagagagagacaggcagagagagagagagagagagacaggcagagagagagacagagacaggcagagagagagacagagagagagagacaggcagagagagagagacagagagagagagacagagacaggcagagagagagacagagagagagagacaggcagagagagagacagagagagagagacagagagacaggcagagagagagacagagagagagagacaggcagagagagagagagagagagagacaggcagagagagagacagagagagagagacagagagacaggcagagagagagagagacagagagagagacaggcaaacagagagagagacaggcaggcagacaggcagagggagggaatcACTTCACCAGCACTGACTTTGGCAGAAACGCCTCCATCTCTGCGCCTCCGTCCGTCGTCCTCGGCGACGCTGAAGACGccgaggaagacgaggaggagctCGGGGACGACGATCCGCCGGCCGCCTTGGGGAGGCTGTACATGTAGACGGCGCCGATAACGAGCCCCGCCCCCGCCGTGAAGAGCGGGTCCACGTGGAAGCCGAACAGGTAGATGGACATCACCGTGGAGACGAtgatggagaaggaggtggCGAAACCCTTCAGGATGTTGTCGGCGTACTTCACCACCACGGCCACCAGCAGCCCGCCGAACGCCTGGTTGAAGATGACGCACCACACCATGCCCGTGTAGCCGAACAGGAAGCCGCGCTCGGCGATGGCGGCGCCGTCGTTCCACCACAGTCCCAGCATGCCGAGCGCCGTGCCGAAGACGCCCAGCTGCACGTTCCTCACCCAGACCGACGCAGAGCTCCCCTTCAGGATCTTCTCAAAGTAGACGCCGGCAAACCCCGACGACAGGCAGCTGATCACCACGGCAACCAAGCCCACCGTGTAGTTCTGGTTGGCGCCGTCCGACAGGGACGCCTCCTTCTTCCCTTCCTGCTGCACCTGAGACGACGAAACAATATTCACCAATCAACGAGAACCGTAACCGCGGTGACCGTACAGACCGATGCTGCGGGGGGGGGCAGGTGAGCGTTACCTGTACGATGGCGACTCcggcaaacagcagcagcagagagacccACTGAACTCTGGACAGAGACTTCCTGAGCATCAGGACGCTGAACAGGGCCGTGGTCAGGATCTTCAGCTGGTACGTCACCTGGAAGGTGGCGGCGGGCAGGTTGGAGATGGCGATGTACTGCAGGTTGTTCTGCAGCGTGTAGATGAGGGAGGGGACGGCCAGCTTCAGAGTGTCTTTGTACTGAAGCACGACGGCGTCCAGCAGGAACGACGCCGTCTGCTTCACGCtacctgcacagacacagaggtggGGTTTACTCTCAAGTCCCTCCTGATGTCAGCGgtccagtctgctctgattggtcggctccCGCGGGCCAGAGCGGGCCCCTCCCACCAACACATTAGCAGCATGCTAAAGCTACGCTCACCAAACGCCCTGAAAGAAGCTACGCTAACACAGGCTCAGCAAAGACAGGGGGCAGTTCTCACACATGagcatgtagcgttagcatgtagcgtTAGCTTCTATCAGGGCGACTACAAAGCATCTCTTAGTTAGTTTAAGCTGTTTCAGAGTGATGCTGTGGAGGGGGGCTGTTTCCCCGGTGAAGAGCTGCTCTGGTGGGACCTGGTGGGACCTGGTGGGACCTGGTGGGACCTGGTGGGACCTGGTGACGCCTCCGTTCTGCCCCAGGTCTCCTTTCACTAGAGTTACAGAGTTAAACTGCCTCCTGTGTGACTGAGCTCAGCTGCACTTACATCTCTTCTgcaggaggatgatgaggagacACGTCAGGACCTTCAGCACCTCCGCCATCACCACGGCCGACGTCGCAAAGAAGCGGTCGCCCGGCAACGTGCGGACGTACCGGATGCTGAGGATGAGCGAGGCGTTCTGGACGACCAGCACGGCCAGACTGATGTACTTCAGCCTGCGGTTggctgcagggacacacacacacacacacacacacacacacacacacacacacacacacacacacagacacacacacagacacacacacacacacacacacacacacacacacagacacacacagacactattTACTGGAGCAGTGAACAACGTTGTCATGGCATCAGAACCTAAAGGGGCAGTAGTGactgttccaggtattagtcaggTCCTAACAGAGGTGTTTacattgtaaatgtaaacaCCTCTGAAGAGCTGCTGGATGAATGTGGACAAACCTGAAGATACAGCCagagggcgtgtgtgtgtgtgtgtgtgtgtgtgtgtgtgtgtgtgtgtgtgtgtgtgtgtgtgagtgtgtcctgTCCACGAACACACCTGAACCAAACCTCCACGTCACCAGCTGCCCCCGCTAACACACCTGCTCTGCTCCCCAACAATGAGCCTGTTTATCGCTGTTTTAGCTTCAGCCTCTGCGGAGTTAACCAGCTACACTAACCAGCTACACTAACCAGCTACACTAACCAGCTACACTAACCAACACTGGGGGTCAGTTAGCTGCACAGCAACTAGTTTGAGGCTCGTAAACACTCATGTCTGGTGCTGTTAGCCTAGCCTTGTGCGTTAACCTGCAGCTCAGCTGGCATGCTAACAGCTAGTTATCCAGTTTATTACAGATCACTAGCTTAACTTATTTAACCACTGGGAAAACATTTAACACCATCGACATGATGTAGTTAGAATACTAGTTTACTTCTCTTGTTGGTGTCTGTGCATATTAACCCTCATTAAGTCAGCCAAGTTTGGTTAGCTTAGCCGCTAGTTAGCTTAGCCACTGGTTAGCTAGCCTCCGTCACCCTGACAACACagaaactttgtgtttttattttaaattaaatctaaaataagattaaattaattatttctgcGGCTCCGCGTCTCTCACTGAGCAGCTGCCCGGGTTCAGCAGCCCTGTGGGGCGTCTGAGGTGAACTGACGCCCCGGCTCTCGGTCCTCCCTCCCGGGGACACCAAC
This sequence is a window from Pempheris klunzingeri isolate RE-2024b chromosome 11, fPemKlu1.hap1, whole genome shotgun sequence. Protein-coding genes within it:
- the slc35a2 gene encoding UDP-galactose translocator isoform X2, translated to MAGGSHSQAAEERAASRGQSEANRRLKYISLAVLVVQNASLILSIRYVRTLPGDRFFATSAVVMAEVLKVLTCLLIILLQKRCSVKQTASFLLDAVVLQYKDTLKLAVPSLIYTLQNNLQYIAISNLPAATFQVTYQLKILTTALFSVLMLRKSLSRVQWVSLLLLFAGVAIVQVQQEGKKEASLSDGANQNYTVGLVAVVISCLSSGFAGVYFEKILKGSSASVWVRNVQLGVFGTALGMLGLWWNDGAAIAERGFLFGYTGMVWCVIFNQAFGGLLVAVVVKYADNILKGFATSFSIIVSTVMSIYLFGFHVDPLFTAGAGLVIGAVYMYSLPKAAGGSSSPSSSSSSSASSASPRTTDGGAEMEAFLPKCAAKQKGS
- the slc35a2 gene encoding UDP-galactose translocator isoform X1 translates to MAGGSHSQAAEERAASRGQSEANRRLKYISLAVLVVQNASLILSIRYVRTLPGDRFFATSAVVMAEVLKVLTCLLIILLQKRCSVKQTASFLLDAVVLQYKDTLKLAVPSLIYTLQNNLQYIAISNLPAATFQVTYQLKILTTALFSVLMLRKSLSRVQWVSLLLLFAGVAIVQVQQEGKKEASLSDGANQNYTVGLVAVVISCLSSGFAGVYFEKILKGSSASVWVRNVQLGVFGTALGMLGLWWNDGAAIAERGFLFGYTGMVWCVIFNQAFGGLLVAVVVKYADNILKGFATSFSIIVSTVMSIYLFGFHVDPLFTAGAGLVIGAVYMYSLPKAAGGSSSPSSSSSSSASSASPRTTDGGAEMEAFLPKAQGGVTPPPVVVLSSH